A region of Lathamus discolor isolate bLatDis1 chromosome 14, bLatDis1.hap1, whole genome shotgun sequence DNA encodes the following proteins:
- the HSPB1 gene encoding heat shock protein beta-1 encodes MAERRVPFTFLRSPSWDPFRDWYHGSRLFDQSFGMPHIPEDWYKWPSGSAWPGYFRLLPRESALLPAPGSPYGQALSRQLSSGISEIRQTADSWKVTLDVNHFAPEELVVKTKDNIVEITGKHEEKQDEHGFISRCFTRKYTLPPGVEATAVRSSLSPDGMLTVEAPLPKPAIQSAEITIPVTVESQAKEPAKK; translated from the exons ATGGCCGAGCGCCGCGTCCCCTTCACCTTCCTGCGCAGCCCCAGCTGGGACCCGTTCCGGGACTGGTACCACGGGAGCCGCCTGTTCGACCAGTCCTTCGGGATGCCGCACATCCCTGAGGATTGGTACAAGTGGCCGAGCGGCAGCGCCTGGCCCGGCTATTTCCGCCTCCTGCCCCGGGAGAGCGCGTTGCTGCCCGCTCCCGGTTCTCCCTACGGACAAGCGCTGAGCCGGCAGCTGAGCAGCGGCATCTCCGAGATCCGCCAGACCGCGGACAGCTGGAAGGTGACCTTGGACGTGAATCACTTCGCCCCCGAGGAGCTGGTGGTGAAGACCAAGGATAACATCGTGGAGATAACGG GCAAACACGAGGAGAAGCAGGATGAGCACGGCTTCATCTCCAGGTGCTTCACCCGCAAATACAC cctgCCCCCCGGCGTGGAGGCCACGGCGGTGCGGTCCTCGCTGTCCCCCGATGGCATGCTGACGGTGGAGGCGCCGCTGCCCAAGCCTGCCATCCAGTCGGCAGAGATCACCATCCCCGTCACCGTGGAGAGCCAAGCCAAGGAGCCGGCCAAGaagtga